The genomic stretch CAAGAGGACTGATGATCTGCTGCCATGGAAGTACCTAGCCAATGCACTGGACAACAATCACACCTTGCATAAAATCTTCCAAATTTCCACCCGTGTACACTTGGGCAACGGGAATATTGCACTCTTCTGGGATGACTGCTGGCTGGGCGACCTTTCTCCCTGCATTTTAGCTCCTGACCTGTGTCTCATGGTACAACCAAAAACCAGAAAAACAAGAACTGTGGCGGCTGCGCTTCAGGGGAAAAGATGGATCCGTGACATTGCCGGACGCCTAACTGTGGCTGCAATCTCGCAATATGTCTAGCTATGGCACGCCGTATCTGATGTCCAGCTCCAGGAAGGAGCAATGGACACGATATTGTGGCGCTGGGAGAATTCAGGAACATACTCCGCTAGGTCGGCCTACAACTTCTTCTTCATTGGGTCAGTAAAATCCCCGGCATTCGGTTGTATCTGGTGAGCTTGGGCCCCCTTCGAGTTAAGCTTTTCATGTGGCTCGCTATGATGCAACGACTTTGGACCTCGGCTCGCCGTAAGAAACATGGGCTACAGAACTGGGACGAGTGTTGTCTATGTTGCCAGGAGCCCGAGACCTCTGACCATCCGCTTGCCACTTGCAGCTACACGAAGCAGGTATGGTACTCAGTAGATCAAATGACAGGCAACGCCTCCTTCCTACCAGCCCCCGGGTCTTCACTCATGGATTGGTGGCTTCTTCGGAGGCAAAGCTTCCATGGCGCCAGGAAGAAAGGGTTCGACACCACAACCATCTTGGTCTCCTGGCATATTTGGAAAGAGCGAAATAATCGGGTATTCTCTGGAGATCCTCAACAGACGCCGCAACAGCTAGCAGCAAGCAGCAGTCGCGGACGAAGCGGCGATCTGGTTCATGGCTGGGGCACATTGCCTATATAGTGTAGGATGGTATTTTGATAGTTCGTGACGCTATGGCGTTGGTGGTTTAATGTCTAGGAGCTCCCGTCTCGTGTAATTAGCCCATAGAATCACTTCtaccgtgtgcgtgcgcccggttTAGGCCCGCGTTGTATAAGTACTATCTATTTCTTCTTAATAgaatgatgcgcagctctcctgcgtattctagaaaaaaaaagtaaattgcTTAATAGTAACCAGAAAAATGGTATAATGTCAAGCTATCACTCTAGAAGTAAAATATACTGGACCGAAAATTGGTAAAGCATTGCTAACTGAAGAATTTCTAGAGCCCAAGGCTATAATAGAAAATTTAGTATGGGATCGATATGCATGTGATTTTGCAAATCCAGAATGTTTGTAAACTGGTATCAGCATTAGTGTTGTACAAAAGGTTAACTGAACTTGCTCATTCTTAGTTACCAAAAAGTTCAGTTTATTCGAAGCAGATAAACACTACCTCTTGTTATTGTGGTTAGCCTAGGTACATAAGTGCAAATGCAATGCCCTCATCGCAGAGAAGATAGGTGGACCATAAAAGATAGGAGCTCAGCTAAGCACCACATTTTTCTGAAGGAATAAGAAGTCAAAAGACCTGAAAAATACATGGCACATATGAACTACAATGCCCTAAATACAGTATAAGTATGCACTCTAACTGAAAGTTAGAATATCCAAAAATGACACATAATCCACATTTTTCTGCAAGATTGCTGCTGCCAGGCGGCCGGGACGGCCCCGGCCCCGCCACGCTGTGAGCCGACGGCGGACCACGCCACGTCGCCTCCGCTCTCGCCGGCGTTCGAGCGAAGCCCGGGACAATGATTGATTTGCACCGGTTCACCTCCTGCCTTCGCCTCGATAAATCCATCGTACAAGTATCTTTGGTTGCAATGCTGcaacttgcatttgcattctgGGACTTTCAATTACCATGCATATCATGCTGGATCTGTATCATCGCCTCTCTTTATTATTCTTCCCTGTGATGTGATAAGCTGTCTGAACAATAGAAAGTTTCTCTTGTTTAATTAGTTTGTGAATTATACTGAATTTGTGATGTTTGTGTCAGAGAGAGTAGCTGAGCTCATCTCTGGAGCAGGTGCATCCGTGCATCTATATGTCAAACAGTATCTGGATTTGAATAACGTCGTTTTATATAATCCCATTGCAACATGCCCCGGCTTTAAGTTttctctctccaagttctcgtctgagggcctgtttggacgCGAGGTCATAAAGTTTatgacatgtcacatcggatgtttggatactgattagaagtattaaatataatctaattataaaattaattacacagatggagtctaatttgcgagacgaatctattaagcctaattagtccataatttgacaatgtggtgctacagtaaccatttgctaatgatggattaattaggcttaatagattcgtctcgcgaattagtataggggttctgcagttagttttataattagttcatatttaatcatcctaattagcgtccgaacatccgatgtgacccctcctaaagtttagtacccctGAGTTATCTGCGAACTATGCTGTGAATTCTGTATTCTGAACCTCTGAATCCCAACCTTAATTTTTTTGGCTCCATACGAATCGTCAGGCACGGCCGCACGGGCCCGGACGCTTCCTTTACATCATGCAGGCCGAGCCCAGCCTAGGTGGGCCGAAAAATAGTTGATCTTACAGCCGAACGGGCTCGCCAAGCAAGCAATCAGACAAACATTCTTTGGGTCAATATAATATAGCAAAATGGTATTGATTCCTCTCGGGGGAAGAATGGTATTGATTCCTCTCGAGTCTTAACAAAAATTAACAACAAAATGGTATACTGTTTAGCATGCATGTAATTGCGCTCACATGCTAGGCTTCAATGGCGCCTAGGGAGAACTACAGATTCCTGCACGTCGCTGACGCATCCAGGCACACGCATGCTGCTGAACCTCCGAGACCTGGACAGcccgcggccgtcgccggcaGGCGTGTCGcgcccgtcgtcgtcgcgcAAGAGATGGAGCTCGTCCGCCAGCGAACGCCGGACGACGAAGCGACAGCTCTGGCTCTGACTACTCCCACTCTGGGAGTGATAGGCGCCGCCGGTGagccgctccgccgccggccgcccccgcgtttggagaggaggaggaggagaggagccgGGGGAGGAGATGAGGTCGTAGTGcatcgtcctcctcgtcgccctccGCTTCTTGATCGCGCCGAAGACGAAAGGGATGAGCCCCTCCATCCTCATTTCGCGAAGATCTCTGATCCGCCGATATGCAAAGAAGCAGATCGAGCAGGAGATTTTGTTGCCCGGTCGAAGACTCGAAGCGCAAGGTCGACGGCTTCGTTCTCGCTGCGAGGAAGTGAGGTGGCTTAGCAATGGCTTCTTATAGCAAATGCAGAGCCAGCACGGGGATGTTTAGAGGTTTGAAGATATTTCCAGTTAGCCACATACACTGATTGGTCCGGCTGCCTGTCCGGCGGCTTTGGGAATTTTGTATGTCCCTCTGTTTAAAAAGAATTAAGAATGCAACTCTTGTTTTTTAGAAGTTaactaattttaaatttgatcaaatttacaaaatagtactaacatgataaatattaatagattaatcatgtaatatattttcatagtgaATCTATGAGATGTGAATGTTAATATTTTCTTGATTAAATTTGAAACCGTTTGACTCCTCGAGAAACAAGAATTGTATTGTTTTAGACGGGGGGAGTATATACGACCACAACTATCTACAATTGGATCGTCACTGCAGGCTGTCAGGCTCTCACCAGTTTGTGCGCTTTTGCAAGCTCCATGGCTTGAAAAACGAATAAACTGAAACAAAGGTGTTTCACATGCACTTTACAACGATCGGTACTTGGTAGTGGTCAACATGGCTTACTTTACAGCTGCACCTTCGACGAGTCTGCACAACCCAACTGCTCGTGTATGTACTTTAATCATCAAATTGATGCAGAGTCATTAGCCGCCAGCAGTTAGTACATGTCGTTAGCACAGGTTCTGAATCTGAACCATACATTATCAGCAGGtgcaaccatttttttttttgggaaacaAATCAAGCACAGTCTAATATGGAGACAAATGGATAACACTTGCTTCTGCACAAGTTCCGGATCTGAACCATACATTATCGGCAGGTACTTGTGTTCATTCGTGCGAGCACAATCACTCTAGTCCTAGAGAACACACGCCCCCGTTCCCGGTAAAAACATCTTCCATTCTTCTTTAGTTCTTTATAAATACCCGAAAAGAATGTTATTAGTTCGGGTCAATTCTGCAACACTTTTGTAAGAGGAATTCATTTCAGCTCCGGTTTCACGAGGAATTTCATTTCGTCTCTTTCTTGAATCCGAATATGAAaagtttggttttttttttttttgagggggttGGACCTTGCGAAAACTTGGAAGGAATCGGTAGCAGCATTTCGCAGAGTGGGCCGACAAAGTTTCTTTTAAACTTTTATACGCAGGCCGAGCCCAGTCTTTGGTCAACGGACTCCGGCCCAGCCCGTCAAGCCGGCCGccggggaggagcggaggcgccgccgcctcgccacacCCACAACGCTCGCTTCCACCCTTCCCCGCCcgcaagccgccgccgtcgtggaggGAACGCGACGGGAGAGGCGGAAGAGAGATGGCGAAATCGTGCAAGGGGTTGGCCATGGAGCTCGTCAAGTGCCTCAGCGAGACTGACTGCGTCAAGGTTGGTCGGCTCCTTCCTCCCCCTTCTcccccccttcctccctctctccccgtcCACCCACGCCGCAGTCTTCCGCTGCCCGTTTCTATCCGATTGGATGCGAGCGTAATCCGATTAGGTGCAAGGTAGTGCTGGGGGAGAGGATCAGGAAGCGGTGATGCTGATTAGGTGCTGGAGTTTACGATCTTGCTTAAGAAGTGTTGAGATGATTGTGGCCCGGCCTATTTCTGGTTTCCTGATGCGGTTCTGTGCAGGTTCAGAAGAGGCCGTACAAGGAGTGTGCCGGGGAGAAGGTGCCCAACATCACTAGCGAGTGCGTCGGACTGCGGGAGACTTACTTCAACTGCAAAAGGGGCCAGGTATATGCATATCCTGATCGCTGCAAATTACTAGTCATCACCAGCTTCTTGTTGATAGGCTGTTTTGCGATTTGAAGTGCCAGATACTCTGTCGTGCAGAGAAGTGTCTTATTTGGTTCATTAAAGCCATTCATTTTCCATATGTTGGTTTTCTCCCAGTACCGAATTCAAAATCAGTCCCATCATTGTTGTTCCCTGATTCTTGAATTGGCCATGGTGTTAGGTTTTATGGAGGTGCTGAATAGTTATCAATTAGAGCCGAATATTTAGCATGCAGACATTATTTGGACATGATATGAATGCCTGTGCCTCTGCCTAAATAAACTGGTGCCTATGCCACTATGTTCATCACAGTCTATGTGTCTATTACTTTGTCAAATAATGATCGAATGTACTCTCAGTCCCATAGTTTATGTTTGATACAAACCGCATAGATTTATGGCACTATGTTCATCAGCGTCTAATAAAACTGTTTCATAGATTTGTAGTGAATGCTACATATCAATATGTGTGCAGCGCGCATTCTCAGTAGCAGTTTGGCTACTTGAAAATGGGCAAAACTTAAAATTTGTGTTTCCAGTTAGACAAGGTTGGGCGCTCAGTTCTTTTTTGTGTACTGAATATGGAGCTTCGCTAGTTTTGCTTATTTTGGTTACTTCACACTGTTGCTCTTTCTAGATGATTCCTATCAGTTTCTTAATTTCTATGGCTGGTGCAGCTTATAAGAATCTGACAAGGGTGTATGCACAACGAATGGTGCTAGAAATAAATTTCAATCTTGATTCAATGACctgaaaaaaagataaatgttGGAGTGTGGTCAGAATTAGCATCTTTCTGTAACTACCCCTGTGCGCTAAACATTCAGTTGATTCTACCCATAGGAAGTACATTGAGCTGGGAAAGGGTATAGTATTGTAAAGTGAGCACAAGAGCAGTGGCCAATATCATCTGCATTTCTGGTGTCATTGCAGCTTATGGACACATACCTTCAATTACTATGCACCTCTGATTTATCTgttgaatatttttttcatatagTAACTACAAAACTGCAATGCAATATGCTAATTTTGTGTGCGCCCTTTGAGTAACACCAACAAAGAAAAACACCAATCTTTTTTTATTCACTAAAAACACCAATCTAAAAGGCTGAAACCCTGCTGGTGGTTTCTGATATATAAAGTTAGAAACTTGTGTGCAACTGTTTTGTGTGTTATGTAATCATAATACTTCTGATGGACAGCTCTTTTTGTATCTTCCAGTGGAAATATAATCATACACATCATCTGTGGAAGCCAGATAGTACAGTTTCTGAAAGTGACACATAACCTAGCTTAGCAATATTGTAGATTGCATTGGCCCAGTATTATTGCACCTGGTGTTAAAGTTGTTGTATCCATCATATTGGTGCTAACATCTTTCAGTACCATCCCCGCATATACTTTTCATGTTCTTCCTTGATATCATTGTCTGCCTTCTGCATTTTCTGCTATCATTTTGCCAGTTTGAACTGAATTGCTCAGGCAGTTAAGTGAAATTGCAAATGTCTAACTGTGCTAATCTCCCAACAGGTTGACATGCGAGCTCGGATACGTGGGAACAAGGGATACTAGCTGTGTGCCTTCAATGTCCTCATCCAGTTTTAGTTTCTAGCCATTCATGTGATCTGAGGTGTAATGATGTCATAATGTACTCTGTCTGGGTTCTATATTATTGGTAGGAGAGTAACTCAGAGCAAGGATAGCTTCAATTGATGAGAGGCGCATCTCAATATTGGTTGTTTCCTGTCATAATGTAGTAGGTCCACATTTTGTTTGCTATAGAAGGCAGAAACTCAAATCAGAGCACACGAGTTTTTTCCACTTGATGAGTCGAAGTGGTGGATCCAGTTGCTGATGTGCAAAGTTTTGTCTTTCCGGAGAGGTGGTTCCATCGTACCCCATATGTTCAGGTGGTGTGACCTGTTGCGTTGTCTTGTTTCCCCTGTACAATGAACTGAATCTCCTGGACCCATTTAGAGAGCTGCTTCATATCTTGATTTTGGGGACAGGCTTGAGATCTTCTTGAAATAAAGATTTCACATCGTCTGCGTGTTTTGTGTTTCAGTGGATAAATAATTTCTGCATTTCGGCCGAGATAATTGACTGCAAGTGTCGCAATGTTTTTGATCAAAAttgctccctccattccaaattataggttgttttggttaTTTTAGACTCATAttttttgctatgcatataaATATACTCTACGTATAAATTTATAACAAAATCTGTGAATTTAGAAAGtcaaaatgatttataatttgaaactgAACGAGTGCTTTACAACTATCTGTTACCTCGCCAATTTATTGCAGATCGTGAGTTCAATATAaataaattaataaaaaaaaaggagtaaGGTCCTCTTCTCCATTTCAAAGCCGGGTTTATAGGTATGCAGACACTACCAGTATGGCTGTATATGAAGATCGTCACCAGATATTTCCTCTGTTTCCTTGCTATATACGCTGAACGATGTGATGGCGTGCCAGAAAATTGCTACTCCACTCGTCTCCTCGATTGAAGCTAATAAACTGAAGTACAGAACCTCGATCGAGGCCTTGTTTGTTTAGTTTCACCCAAACttccaattttgacactatgcaaaaagaagattccccgtcacatcaaacttgcgctacatgcatggagtactaaatgtagatgaaatcaaaaactaattgcacagtatAGTTgcactttgcgagacaaatcttttgagcctaattagtcaatatttagacaataattcacaaatacaaacgaaacgctacagtgtgctacagtgctacaacagtaattttggacacccaaattcagggcaactaaacaagacccgaATTAAAGCTACACTGAAGTAGCCATGATTCGACCGGATCGGACGGCAGCGATCCCAGTAAAGCGTCTTCGATGCTTTTCGCGCCGGCGCCAGGCGTCCGGATGCCGCAAAGTGAAGCCGGACTTCACCGGCGCAAGCGACCGGCGACGTCTCGCTCGTCTGATAATGATCATCGCCGTTCCTGCTCCCAGCGACCCTGACACCGACCcgtcctcctcggctcctcgtgCAACCCAGCATCGCTAACAAAATCCTACCTTCGTCTCAAATTATTAGTCATCTCAAATTATTAGTCGCTTAGAGTACTATGGTGCAATTCATACACATAATTCCAAAAATTCAATATTCTGTACGAACTGGTGTACAATTTTTTTAGGTAAAAAGGGACCAAAAAAATGGGTACAAAAAGGAGATTTGGTGCTATCATCGTCTTCTGCCCTTCATGTCCAGTTTTCTTATCAGTACTTTGATATATTATTCGCACCTATCACAATCTGAACTAGTCGACTTCAGATGCTGACCGGCTGGCCAAAAAGGCTAAACAATGTTCCTGACGCGGATAAGGGCGTGTTACGTCCTTCCAAAGCTACTACTCGCGCTAGAGGCTTCCCAATGCAAGGCCTTCCATCGCAGCCATCCAAGATCGACGTGCCACCCACTGTTCGAATAATTGGGCTGGTCCAATTATttaattaatcaaataaatcCCAAAGCTAATTAGTGGTGGCTTGGAAGTTGAGAGGGTCTCTAATTAACTTATAGGGTGGAGTTGTGCTGCACCTGTTGAGAAGTTGAGAGAAGGATAGCAGGATGCCACacacgcgcgctcgctcgcctcgccgcgcgTGCTGAAACTGACGATTGCTAATGACTAGCAGTTACCGGATACTGACCATTTGATTGCTGCATTAACTTGGGCATCCAAGGTCTTCTGGTGGTGCCTATAAGAGAGGTGCTACCTCTCATTCTTTCTTGTGCGAAAAAACACATACTATCAGAGTTTTTCTCCACTACTGCGCTGCGCTTTTGCTATCTCCGTTCCGGCGATCTGTGTACACAGATTTTGCCGGAAGAGTAGGCCTCCGAAGCTGCGCTCTTCCTTAGGAGACTTTGCACCcgaggagtagaagggcgatcaagtttttggggagcgcgtctgcgcgactgctcgctgTGCACAACTACTTCCTGAAGGCGCAACTGCACTGCAATCATTTGCACGGCATCAACTTCTGATCGACTACATTGAACAAGCTCAACTAACAATGTTGGGTAATAGCGCAGCTGGTTCCTCCAGAACTATCCCGCCTCAGGGTACTTTCTTTTGAACTTCCTGGTTCAATTCCTATATTTCGTAGTATCTGTTGGATGCTTTATATTCACTACAAATACAATAAATCATGTTCTATTTATACTATCTTAATTGTCATGTTTTGTTCTATATTTCAAATTAAAATGAACCGCGAACTGCCTCTAATTCCAACATCCACCTGCAGATTACTGGATCACTGCACAGTTCTGATTCATCGGCAGACTGCTAGTTTCAGATGTATTCATTTCATTTAAACTTTGCAGGGCTGATGGGATGAGATGTGCTAGTTTTGGATTGGATCACCTGAAAATGAGGGATAGACGGTCGATGGAGTCGATAGTTTCAACATCCTATGGGCTGCTTTGCTTCCTTCGTCTTCGTTCGCGATGTGGCACGGTTAAGCTGTTGCTCTCAAATGCTGCGCTGCTGGTGTGATCAAAGTCAAACACCTGCTACCAATTAGTTCTGTTACGTCAGAAATCCTTGCGTGTTCATGGCTCTCCACTGAACGAACCACGTACTGGCCGTTCGCAGTAACTTAATCCATACTCCATCAGTGGCTTGATCATCTTGATCGGCCTTGTAAATTACTCTATAATGATGCATGATAACCAGACGATATAAATCTGTCGGCCACGATTCTACCATGCCCAAGCCCAAttgcccatccatccatccactcGGACTTCAaaccgtcttcctcctccggccggcACGCACACCGCGTCATCCTCCACCACGGAACGTCACCTTCACCATCATCGCCGAATCGCCGTCCGCACCGGCGCATCTCTCGAGTCTAGCCCACACACACGGACTTCACTATCCCATAGAAAAGATGATAAAGAACCCTAGCTACTTTTTTGCATCCATGAAAGATGTATATATCCGCTTCTGTACGATGAATGTAATAAACAAGCAAAAAGAAGCAGACCATCAAGAGCAACATTCCATCTATCTACCTTTACTCCACAATATGctttgggggtgtttgatccccgggctaaactttagtccatgtcacatcgaatgtttagatactaattagaagtattaaatatagactatttacaaaactcattgcacagatggaggctcaacggtgagacgaatctattaaacctaattaatccatgatttgacaatatgtgctacagtaaccatttgctaatgatagattaattaggcttaatagattcgtctcgccgtttagcctccatctgtgtaattagttttataattaactcatatttactcctcctaattagcctccaaacatttgatgtgacacttccaggatccaaacacccccatggTCGTGTTCTCGTGTGTTCATATCTACACATAAATGTCCCTTCATTGTCCAGTGCTGCTCGAATGAGAGAAGAACAAATGCATTCTTAGCTTTGGGATCAATCTCCCGTGTAATTAGAGAAGAATAAGGCGGGAAGAAAATTGATGGTGGTTGAGAGGAACACTTCGGAGAATAGTGGCAACGCATCCTTTTTCGATCGTCGGCTTTTGATCGAGGTGCTGGTGTGTGCGTGCGTGAGTCACCTGCAAGTACGAACACGGGTAAGAAGGGCGCTGGTGCAATCGGGACACGTCAGGTTCTGCACCGGAGGATGATGGCGAGTGCGTGGGGCCcgatcgacggcgacggcgagagcgACGAGCACTCGTACTCACCGTCACCGGGCGTTGCTGCCGTGCTCGCGCGGCTTCGGGGAGAGCACCCAGTGCTGGCCGTGGGGCCGGATGGTGAGCCCCTTGACCTTGGCGAAGAGCGTCACGGCGCGTCGCACGCCGCGGTCGTCGGCGGAGGTGAAGTAGTCGTGGCCGAACATGACGCCGCCGGGACGGAGCACGGCCCAGGCCAGGTTGATGTCGGCCCACGCCGAGTGGAAGTCGTGGCCGGCGTCCACCTCGATGAGGTCCGCGTACACGCCCCACCCGCACAGCGCCGCCAGCGCGGACGCCGTGGAGAAGGGCAGCGGCAGCacccgcgccgcggcgtcggcgcccgccgcggccacgTTGGCCATGAactgcggcagcagcagcgcgtccccgtgccgcggcggcgggacgTCGCGCCGGAACCGGTCGCGGAACGCCGGCCACCCGCGGAAGTCGTCGACGCAGAGGATCGCCGGGGACAGCGAGAGGTTCCGCGACACGGCCGCCATGTGCAGCGCCGACGCGCCCAGGAACGCGCCCAGCTCCACGATCACCTCGGGGCGCACCGCCTCGATGAGCTCCGCGAACACGGCGCCCGTCGAGCCCCACCCGCGCGGGCGCGCCCTCGCCGGGTGCAGCAGCGCCGCGGTGTGCGGCGCCGGGAACCCCGCGTAGGGGCTCTCGCCGTCGAACAGCTTCTCCAGCAGCGTCGGCACGACGGCCTCGCTCGGCACCGGCTCCCCGCACTCCTCCCTGAACCGGAACAGGTCgtgcggcggcgaccgcgggtAGCTCTccgtcgccgcggccgtggcgTTCGGCGCCGGGTCGGTGGTTGAGGCGTCGGTGAGGTGCGCGGCGTGCGGGCGCACGATCGTCGTCTGGGATGGCCTCGGCGACGGGCGGGTGGACGAGGAGAGGAGGCCGAGGGAGTAGCCGAcggcgaagacgacgaggaAGGAGGCGAGCCGCGCGAGGTGCGGGCGGAGCCTGGCCGGCGCGGCGTAAGCAGACGCCGACGCACCCGCCGGCGGGCGTGGCTTCATGGTCACGCCACAAGGTGCCTCTTTTGTCTCCGTTTGCGGCTCTTCTGGAGGCTTGCTTGACAGGCGTACAGATTATCTCTCCTTTATTCGTCGTCGGTTTAGACTTCTGTTCGAGGATTAGGTTTTGGATTTCTATTTATTTATAGATGATGAGACAGGGAGAGGTGCAGCTAGCAGCGGTTGTTAGgctttgtttagttgcccaactttggagatGTTGTAGTACTGtaagcatactgtagcgtttcgtttgtatttgtgaattattatctaaatattgactaattaggctcaaaagatttatCTCGtaaagtataacaaaactgtgcaattagtttttgatttcgtctacatttagtactccatgcatgtaccgcaagtttgatgtgatggggaatcttctttttgcatagtgttaaagttgggagtttagagggaactaaacatgaccttagttccctctgttctaaattataagtcattaaatttatatgataaagTACTAAGTACCATTaattttttcattaaatatatttttatagtatatctattcggtgccataaatttttgtaatcctctttataattttggtcaaacttaaaatgatttgactctccaagaaagttggaatgacttataatttggaacgaaaggaataatttggaacgaaaggAATAGTTCAGTTTCCTAGTCCTACTCTTTGGTTGGAGGGAAGAGAGCAAACAAGCTatcatgtaaaaaaaaaagatgtgatGTTCTTTTAAAATTATTAGAAAAGGAGAAACTTTTTTTCTCGTTGATATTGGGAAAGAGGAAAATTGAGATGCTGGTGAGGGGTGATTGTTCCGGTTGGTGGGTTTTGGGTGGAGAATCTGATGGCAGTTAGGAGAGCTGGGTTCAGgtttcaggaagctctgctctGAAGATTTTT from Setaria italica strain Yugu1 chromosome II, Setaria_italica_v2.0, whole genome shotgun sequence encodes the following:
- the LOC111256271 gene encoding cytochrome c oxidase assembly factor 5, translating into MAKSCKGLAMELVKCLSETDCVKVQKRPYKECAGEKVPNITSECVGLRETYFNCKRGQVDMRARIRGNKGY
- the LOC101772217 gene encoding uncharacterized protein LOC101772217 yields the protein MKPRPPAGASASAYAAPARLRPHLARLASFLVVFAVGYSLGLLSSSTRPSPRPSQTTIVRPHAAHLTDASTTDPAPNATAAATESYPRSPPHDLFRFREECGEPVPSEAVVPTLLEKLFDGESPYAGFPAPHTAALLHPARARPRGWGSTGAVFAELIEAVRPEVIVELGAFLGASALHMAAVSRNLSLSPAILCVDDFRGWPAFRDRFRRDVPPPRHGDALLLPQFMANVAAAGADAAARVLPLPFSTASALAALCGWGVYADLIEVDAGHDFHSAWADINLAWAVLRPGGVMFGHDYFTSADDRGVRRAVTLFAKVKGLTIRPHGQHWVLSPKPREHGSNAR
- the LOC101765629 gene encoding uncharacterized protein LOC101765629, which codes for MRMEGLIPFVFGAIKKRRATRRTMHYDLISSPGSSPPPPLQTRGRPAAERLTGGAYHSQSGSSQSQSCRFVVRRSLADELHLLRDDDGRDTPAGDGRGLSRSRRFSSMRVPGCVSDVQESVVLPRRH